A genomic region of Solanum stenotomum isolate F172 unplaced genomic scaffold, ASM1918654v1 scaffold25311, whole genome shotgun sequence contains the following coding sequences:
- the LOC125851396 gene encoding 6,7,8-trihydroxycoumarin synthase-like, translated as MMLFLLFVALPIILIFLLPKAKKGAKNTQPPGPVGLPFIGNLHQFDSLTPHIYFWKLSKKYGKIFSLKLGSTPMVVVSSAKLAKEVLKTQDLVYCSRPSILGQQKLSYNGRDIVFAPYNDYWREMRKISVLHLFSLKKVQLYKPIREDEVSRMIKKISQHAASSQITNLSNLMISLISTIICRFAFGVRFDDEAHERKRFDYLLAETQAMMASFFVSDVFPFLGWIDKLTGLTDRLEKNIKELDEFYEELIEQHQNPNRPKSMEGDIVDLLLQLKKEKSIPIDLTLEDIKGLLMNVLVAGSDTSAAGIVWTMTALMKNPKAMKKVQEEIRKSIGNKGIVNEDDIQNMPYFKAMIKEAFRLYPPVPLLVPRESMKKSTLEGYEIQAGTIVHVNSWAIARDPEVWENPKEFIPERFLNSDIDYKGQNYELIPFGAGRRGCPGMTLGVASMELALSNLLYAFDWELPHGMKKEDIDTNVRPGITMHKKNELCLIPKSYF; from the exons ATGATGCTCTTTCTACTCTTTGTAGCCCTTCCTATCATTCTTATTTTCCTTCTTCCTAAAGCCAAAAAGGGTGCAAAAAACACACAGCCACCAGGTCCTGTTGGCCTGCCATTCATTGGAAATTTGCATCAATTTGATAGTTTAACCCCTCATATCTATTTTTGGAAACTTTCCAAGAAATATGGAAAAATATTCTCATTAAAACTTGGTTCTACTCCAATGGTCGTAGTTTCTTCAGCAAAATTAGCAAAAGAAGTGTTGAAGACACAAGATTTAGTATATTGTAGTAGACCCTCTATTCTTGGCCAACAAAAATTGTCTTACAATGGTCGCGACATAGTCTTTGCACCTTACAATGACTATTGGAGAGAGATGAGAAAAATTAGCGTGCTTCATCTATTTAGTCTCAAGAAAGTGCAATTATACAAACCAATTCGTGAAGATGAAGTATCAAGAATGATCAAGAAAATATCTCAACATGCTGCTTCTTCTCAAATTACAAATTTGAGCAATTTAATGATTTCGCTTATAAGTACAATTATATGTAGATTTGCTTTTGGTGTTAGGTTTGACGATGAAGCACATGAAAGGAAGAGATTTGATTATCTATTGGCTGAAACTCAAGCAATGATGGCTAGCTTTTTCGTGTCtgatgtttttccttttttaggtTGGATTGATAAACTTACTGGATTGACAGATAGACTCGAGAAGAATATAAAGGAATTGGATGAGTTTTATGAAGAACTCATTGAGCAACATCAAAATCCCAATAGGCCAAAATCCATGGAAGGAGATATTGTTGATCTTTTGCTTCAATTGAAGAAAGAGAAATCAATACCAATTGATCTCACTTTGGAGGACATAAAAGGACTTCTTATG AATGTGTTAGTTGCTGGATCAGATACTAGCGCGGCTGggatagtatggacaatgaCAGCTTTGATGAAGAATCCAAAAGCCATgaagaaagttcaagaagaaatcagaaagtCAATTGGGAACAAAGGCATTGTGAATGAAGATGATATACAAAATATGCCTTATTTCAAAGCAATGATAAAAGAGGCTTTTAGATTATATCCACCAGTTCCACTTCTAGTGCCAAGAGAATCAATGAAAAAATCCACACTAGAAGGGTATGAAATTCAGGCCGGAACTATAGTTCATGTTAATTCATGGGCAATTGCAAGGGACCCTGAAGTATGGGAAAATCCAAAAGAATTTATACCTGAGAGATTTCTGAATAGCGACATCGATTACAAGGGACAAAACTATGAGCTAATTCCATTTGGAGCAGGTCGAAGAGGTTGTCCCGGAATGACACTTGGGGTTGCATCCATGGAACTTGCATTATCAAATCTCCTTTATGCATTTGATTGGGAGTTACCTCATGGGATGAAAAAAGAGGACATTGACACAAATGTTAGGCCTGGAATTACCATGCATAAGAAAAATGAGCTATGTCTTATccctaaaagttatttttaa